Proteins from a genomic interval of Epinephelus fuscoguttatus linkage group LG16, E.fuscoguttatus.final_Chr_v1:
- the zmiz1a gene encoding zinc finger MIZ domain-containing protein 1a isoform X1, which yields MNTLPSMDRHIQQTNDRLQCIKQHLQNPANFHSAATELLDWCGDPRAFQRPFEQSLMGCLTVVSRVAAQQGFDLDLGYRLLAVCAANRDKFTPKSAETSTCRRCQSDSALLSSWCEELGRLLLLRHQKSRQNEPQGKVPMQPSMNSMKPGLTHSDGSFPYDSVPWQQNTNQPPGSLSVVTTVWGVTNTSQSQVLGNPMANSNNPMNPGGNPMGSGLSASAAGLNSPQFSAQQQQFPNKGGSNQPYMQQGMYGRPGYPGGPGGYSGSYSGGPNPPPGGMGLTSHTRPPGDFTQPAAAAAAAAVAAAAATATATATATVAALQETQNKDMNQYGQMCSSFQMGPAQAYNSQFMNQPGPRGPPGGMNPASMGSAMNNPNMSGPPMGMNQARTPGMVPFGAHGQRMPQQGYPGGPRQGMPMQGMKRPYPGEGSYGGQQYGPNSQFPPQQGQYPSSNASRPLPSPNYPGQRMPGQQGQGQYPPGMPMGQYYKQEPFNGQSTNFSGGGYSYGQGNGPPRPGNYPHSPVPGNPTPPMTPGSSIPPYLSPNQDVKPPFPPDMKPNMTALPPPPTNPNEELRLTFPVRDGVVLEPFRLEHNLAVSNHVFHLRPSVHQTLMWRSDLELQFKCYHHEDRQMNTNWPASVQVSVNATPLTIERGDNKTSHKPLHLKHVCQPGRNTIQITVTACCCSHLFVLQLVHRPSVRSVLQGLLKKRLLPAEHCITKVKRNFSSVAASAGSTTLNGEDGVEQTAIKVSLKCPITFRRIQLPARGHDCKHVQCFDLESYLQLNCERGTWRCPVCNKTALLEGLEVDQYMWGILNAIQNSEFEEVTIDPTCSWRPVPIKSELHIKEDPDGPLAKRFKTMSPSQMTMPNVMEMIAQLGPGPGPGPGPGLGPSPYPPHPNQHPSGNGGDYPGAGNTYHSQGSFDFSHGNPSGGGVGGGGGGPPMNDFIHGPQLSHPPDGPGGLLSQDKPLTHGMNDAMSHPDQSHNSMQQSLHASPHPGSQSGPPLHHSGQSGQPLHHSGQPSQPPRQSQPQPQQQPQPQPQQPGQNSHPHSDLNFNPSSDGQMGQGAQDMPEPSLDLLPELANPDELLSYLDPPDLPANSNDDLLSLFENN from the exons CCCTGCTGTCGTCGTGGTGCGAGGAGCTGGGTCGTCTCCTCCTGCTGCGTCACCAGAAGAGCCGGCAGAACGAACCGCAGGGAAAAGTCCCCATGCAGCCCAGCATGAACAGCATGAAGCCCGGCCTCACACACAG TGATGGATCTTTTCCCTATGACTCTGTCCCCTGGCAACAAAACACCAACCAGCCCCCTGGGTCATTGTCTGTGGTCACAACAGTGTGGGGCGTGACCAACACGTCACAGAGTCAG GTGCTAGGTAACCCAATGGCAAATAGCAATAACCCCATGAACCCTGGAGGTAACCCCATGGGATCGGGTCTGTCTGCCAGCGCTGCAGGGCTCAACTCACCCCAGTTCAGTGCTCAGCAGCAACAGTTTCCAAACAAAGGAGGCTCCAACCAACCGTACATGCAGCAGGGCATGTACGGCAGGCCTGGCTACCCCGGAGGTCCTGGGGGATACAGCGGGAG CTACTCTGGAGGCCCAAATCCTCCTCCAGGAGGAATGGGACTGACCTCCCACACACGTCCTCCCGGTGACTTCACTCAGCCAGCCGCCgccgctgcagcagcagctgtcgccgctgctgctgctacggCAACAGCCACAGCGACGGCCACCGTGGCAGCTCTGCAGGAAACCCAGAATAAAGACATGAACCAATATGGACAG atGTGTTCGTCGTTCCAAATGGGCCCTGCACAGGCCTACAACAGCCAGTTCATGAACCAGCCAGGCCCACGAGGCCCCCCTGGAGGTATGAATCCAGCCAGCATGGGATCAGCCATGAACAACCCCAACATGAGTGGGCCTCCCATGGGCATGAACCAGGCTCGGACCCCAGGCATGGTACCTTTCGGAGCTCACGGCCAAAGGATGCCTCAGCAAGGGTATCCCGGAGGACCTCGACAGGGCATGCCCATGCAGGGGATGAAGAGGCCATATCCTGGGGAA GGGAGTTACGGGGGTCAGCAGTACGGGCCAAACAGCCAGTTCCCACCCCAGCAGGGCCAGTACCCCTCATCGAATGCCTCCAGGCCGCTGCCATCTCCAAACTACCCCGGCCAGAGGATGCCAGGGCAGCAGGGACAAGGACAGTACCCACCTGGCATGCCCATGGGCCAGTACTACAAG CAAGAGCCCTTTAATGGTCAGAGCACCAACTTCTCTGGAGGCGGATACTCCTACGGCCAAGGCAACGGG CCCCCGAGGCCCGGAAACTACCCCCACTCCCCGGTCCCTGGAAACCCCACACCCCCTATGACCCCAGGAAGTAGTATTCCTCCGTACCTGTCGCCAAACCAGGATGTGAAGCCCCCGTTTCCACCCGACATGAAACCAAATATGACAGCACTTCCGCCCCCTCCGA CTAACCCCAATGAGGAGCTGCGGCTGACGTTCCCAGTCAGGGACGGAGTGGTGCTGGAGCCGTTCCGCTTGGAGCACAACCTGGCTGTCAGTAACCACGTCTTCCACCTCCGACCCTCCGTCCACCAGACACTCATGTGGAG GTCAGACCTTGAGCTCCAGTTTAAGTGCTACCACCATGAAGACAGGCAGATGAACACCAACTGGCCCGCCTCCGTCCAGGTCAGCGTCAACGCCACACCCCTCACCATCGAAAGGGGAGACAACAAAACCTCCCACAAACCCCTGCACCTGAAGCACGTATGCCAACCTGGAAGAAACACCATCCAGATTACAGTCACCGCCTGCTGTTGT TCCCACCtgtttgtgctgcagctggTCCACAGGCCATCTGTGCGATCCGTCCTCCAGGGGCTCCTGAAGAAGAGACTCCTTCCTGCAGAACACTGCATCACCAAGG TTAAGAGGAACTTCAGCAGTGTGGCGGCCTCGGCGGGCAGCACCACTCTCAACGGGGAAGACGGTGTGGAGCAGACGGCCATTAAAGTGTCGCTGAAATGTCCCATTACCTTCCGACGCATCCAGCTACCCGCACGAGGGCACGACTGCAAACATGTCCAG TGCTTCGATCTGGAGTCCTACTTGCAGCTCAACTGTGAGAGGGGGACATGGAGGTGTCCTGTGTGCAA TAAAACTGCATTATTAGAAGGTCTGGAGGTGGACCAGTACATGTGGGGAATCCTCAATGCCATCCAAAA TTCAGAGTTTGAGGAGGTCACTATAGACCCTACATGTAGCTGGCGACCGGTCCCCATCAAGTCTGAGCTACACATCAAAGAGGACCCTGACGGGCCACTTGCCAAACGCTTTAAGACCATGAGCCCCAGTCAGATGACCATGCCCAATGTGATGGAGATGATCGCCCAGCTAGGGCCTGGCCCAGGACCTGGCCCTGGCCCCGGACTAGGACCCAGCCCCTACCCACCACACCCTAATCAACATCCTAGTGGCAACGGGGGAGATTACCCTGGAGCAG GCAACACTTACCACAGCCAAGGGAGCTTTGACTTCTCTCACGGCAACCCCTCTGGTGGTGGAGtcggaggaggtggaggaggtccCCCGATGAATGACTTCATCCATGGCCCACAGCTCTCCCACCCCCCAGATGGACCTGGTGGTCTCCTCTCCCAGGACAAGCCCCTGACCCATGGCATGAATGATGCA ATGTCCCATCCCGATCAGTCCCATAACTCCATGCAGCAGAGCTTGCATGCGTCTCCCCACCCCGGCAGCCAATCAGGGCCGCCCTTACATCACAGTGGCCAGTCAGGGCAGCCCTTGCATCACAGCGGGCAACCATCGCAGCCGCCTCGCCAGTCGCAGCCGCAGCCTCAGCAACAGCCTCAGCCGCAGCCTCAGCAACCTGGGCAGAACAGTCACCCCCACAGCGATCTGAACTTTAACCCCTCCTCAGATGGGCAGATGGGTCAGGGAGCCCAGGATATGCCTGAACCCTCCCTGGAT CTGCTTCCAGAGCTGGCCAACCCAGATGAGTTACTGTCATACCTGGACCCTCCTGACCTCCCCGCCAACAGCAACGACgaccttctctccctctttgagAACAACTAG
- the zmiz1a gene encoding zinc finger MIZ domain-containing protein 1a isoform X4 — protein MQPSMNSMKPGLTHSDGSFPYDSVPWQQNTNQPPGSLSVVTTVWGVTNTSQSQVLGNPMANSNNPMNPGGNPMGSGLSASAAGLNSPQFSAQQQQFPNKGGSNQPYMQQGMYGRPGYPGGPGGYSGSYSGGPNPPPGGMGLTSHTRPPGDFTQPAAAAAAAAVAAAAATATATATATVAALQETQNKDMNQYGQMCSSFQMGPAQAYNSQFMNQPGPRGPPGGMNPASMGSAMNNPNMSGPPMGMNQARTPGMVPFGAHGQRMPQQGYPGGPRQGMPMQGMKRPYPGEGSYGGQQYGPNSQFPPQQGQYPSSNASRPLPSPNYPGQRMPGQQGQGQYPPGMPMGQYYKQEPFNGQSTNFSGGGYSYGQGNGPPRPGNYPHSPVPGNPTPPMTPGSSIPPYLSPNQDVKPPFPPDMKPNMTALPPPPTNPNEELRLTFPVRDGVVLEPFRLEHNLAVSNHVFHLRPSVHQTLMWRSDLELQFKCYHHEDRQMNTNWPASVQVSVNATPLTIERGDNKTSHKPLHLKHVCQPGRNTIQITVTACCCSHLFVLQLVHRPSVRSVLQGLLKKRLLPAEHCITKVKRNFSSVAASAGSTTLNGEDGVEQTAIKVSLKCPITFRRIQLPARGHDCKHVQCFDLESYLQLNCERGTWRCPVCNKTALLEGLEVDQYMWGILNAIQNSEFEEVTIDPTCSWRPVPIKSELHIKEDPDGPLAKRFKTMSPSQMTMPNVMEMIAQLGPGPGPGPGPGLGPSPYPPHPNQHPSGNGGDYPGAGNTYHSQGSFDFSHGNPSGGGVGGGGGGPPMNDFIHGPQLSHPPDGPGGLLSQDKPLTHGMNDAMSHPDQSHNSMQQSLHASPHPGSQSGPPLHHSGQSGQPLHHSGQPSQPPRQSQPQPQQQPQPQPQQPGQNSHPHSDLNFNPSSDGQMGQGAQDMPEPSLDLLPELANPDELLSYLDPPDLPANSNDDLLSLFENN, from the exons ATGCAGCCCAGCATGAACAGCATGAAGCCCGGCCTCACACACAG TGATGGATCTTTTCCCTATGACTCTGTCCCCTGGCAACAAAACACCAACCAGCCCCCTGGGTCATTGTCTGTGGTCACAACAGTGTGGGGCGTGACCAACACGTCACAGAGTCAG GTGCTAGGTAACCCAATGGCAAATAGCAATAACCCCATGAACCCTGGAGGTAACCCCATGGGATCGGGTCTGTCTGCCAGCGCTGCAGGGCTCAACTCACCCCAGTTCAGTGCTCAGCAGCAACAGTTTCCAAACAAAGGAGGCTCCAACCAACCGTACATGCAGCAGGGCATGTACGGCAGGCCTGGCTACCCCGGAGGTCCTGGGGGATACAGCGGGAG CTACTCTGGAGGCCCAAATCCTCCTCCAGGAGGAATGGGACTGACCTCCCACACACGTCCTCCCGGTGACTTCACTCAGCCAGCCGCCgccgctgcagcagcagctgtcgccgctgctgctgctacggCAACAGCCACAGCGACGGCCACCGTGGCAGCTCTGCAGGAAACCCAGAATAAAGACATGAACCAATATGGACAG atGTGTTCGTCGTTCCAAATGGGCCCTGCACAGGCCTACAACAGCCAGTTCATGAACCAGCCAGGCCCACGAGGCCCCCCTGGAGGTATGAATCCAGCCAGCATGGGATCAGCCATGAACAACCCCAACATGAGTGGGCCTCCCATGGGCATGAACCAGGCTCGGACCCCAGGCATGGTACCTTTCGGAGCTCACGGCCAAAGGATGCCTCAGCAAGGGTATCCCGGAGGACCTCGACAGGGCATGCCCATGCAGGGGATGAAGAGGCCATATCCTGGGGAA GGGAGTTACGGGGGTCAGCAGTACGGGCCAAACAGCCAGTTCCCACCCCAGCAGGGCCAGTACCCCTCATCGAATGCCTCCAGGCCGCTGCCATCTCCAAACTACCCCGGCCAGAGGATGCCAGGGCAGCAGGGACAAGGACAGTACCCACCTGGCATGCCCATGGGCCAGTACTACAAG CAAGAGCCCTTTAATGGTCAGAGCACCAACTTCTCTGGAGGCGGATACTCCTACGGCCAAGGCAACGGG CCCCCGAGGCCCGGAAACTACCCCCACTCCCCGGTCCCTGGAAACCCCACACCCCCTATGACCCCAGGAAGTAGTATTCCTCCGTACCTGTCGCCAAACCAGGATGTGAAGCCCCCGTTTCCACCCGACATGAAACCAAATATGACAGCACTTCCGCCCCCTCCGA CTAACCCCAATGAGGAGCTGCGGCTGACGTTCCCAGTCAGGGACGGAGTGGTGCTGGAGCCGTTCCGCTTGGAGCACAACCTGGCTGTCAGTAACCACGTCTTCCACCTCCGACCCTCCGTCCACCAGACACTCATGTGGAG GTCAGACCTTGAGCTCCAGTTTAAGTGCTACCACCATGAAGACAGGCAGATGAACACCAACTGGCCCGCCTCCGTCCAGGTCAGCGTCAACGCCACACCCCTCACCATCGAAAGGGGAGACAACAAAACCTCCCACAAACCCCTGCACCTGAAGCACGTATGCCAACCTGGAAGAAACACCATCCAGATTACAGTCACCGCCTGCTGTTGT TCCCACCtgtttgtgctgcagctggTCCACAGGCCATCTGTGCGATCCGTCCTCCAGGGGCTCCTGAAGAAGAGACTCCTTCCTGCAGAACACTGCATCACCAAGG TTAAGAGGAACTTCAGCAGTGTGGCGGCCTCGGCGGGCAGCACCACTCTCAACGGGGAAGACGGTGTGGAGCAGACGGCCATTAAAGTGTCGCTGAAATGTCCCATTACCTTCCGACGCATCCAGCTACCCGCACGAGGGCACGACTGCAAACATGTCCAG TGCTTCGATCTGGAGTCCTACTTGCAGCTCAACTGTGAGAGGGGGACATGGAGGTGTCCTGTGTGCAA TAAAACTGCATTATTAGAAGGTCTGGAGGTGGACCAGTACATGTGGGGAATCCTCAATGCCATCCAAAA TTCAGAGTTTGAGGAGGTCACTATAGACCCTACATGTAGCTGGCGACCGGTCCCCATCAAGTCTGAGCTACACATCAAAGAGGACCCTGACGGGCCACTTGCCAAACGCTTTAAGACCATGAGCCCCAGTCAGATGACCATGCCCAATGTGATGGAGATGATCGCCCAGCTAGGGCCTGGCCCAGGACCTGGCCCTGGCCCCGGACTAGGACCCAGCCCCTACCCACCACACCCTAATCAACATCCTAGTGGCAACGGGGGAGATTACCCTGGAGCAG GCAACACTTACCACAGCCAAGGGAGCTTTGACTTCTCTCACGGCAACCCCTCTGGTGGTGGAGtcggaggaggtggaggaggtccCCCGATGAATGACTTCATCCATGGCCCACAGCTCTCCCACCCCCCAGATGGACCTGGTGGTCTCCTCTCCCAGGACAAGCCCCTGACCCATGGCATGAATGATGCA ATGTCCCATCCCGATCAGTCCCATAACTCCATGCAGCAGAGCTTGCATGCGTCTCCCCACCCCGGCAGCCAATCAGGGCCGCCCTTACATCACAGTGGCCAGTCAGGGCAGCCCTTGCATCACAGCGGGCAACCATCGCAGCCGCCTCGCCAGTCGCAGCCGCAGCCTCAGCAACAGCCTCAGCCGCAGCCTCAGCAACCTGGGCAGAACAGTCACCCCCACAGCGATCTGAACTTTAACCCCTCCTCAGATGGGCAGATGGGTCAGGGAGCCCAGGATATGCCTGAACCCTCCCTGGAT CTGCTTCCAGAGCTGGCCAACCCAGATGAGTTACTGTCATACCTGGACCCTCCTGACCTCCCCGCCAACAGCAACGACgaccttctctccctctttgagAACAACTAG
- the zmiz1a gene encoding zinc finger MIZ domain-containing protein 1a isoform X2, whose amino-acid sequence MNTLPSMDRHIQQTNDRLQCIKQHLQNPANFHSAATELLDWCGDPRAFQRPFEQSLMGCLTVVSRVAAQQGFDLDLGYRLLAVCAANRDKFTPKSAALLSSWCEELGRLLLLRHQKSRQNEPQGKVPMQPSMNSMKPGLTHSDGSFPYDSVPWQQNTNQPPGSLSVVTTVWGVTNTSQSQVLGNPMANSNNPMNPGGNPMGSGLSASAAGLNSPQFSAQQQQFPNKGGSNQPYMQQGMYGRPGYPGGPGGYSGSYSGGPNPPPGGMGLTSHTRPPGDFTQPAAAAAAAAVAAAAATATATATATVAALQETQNKDMNQYGQMCSSFQMGPAQAYNSQFMNQPGPRGPPGGMNPASMGSAMNNPNMSGPPMGMNQARTPGMVPFGAHGQRMPQQGYPGGPRQGMPMQGMKRPYPGEGSYGGQQYGPNSQFPPQQGQYPSSNASRPLPSPNYPGQRMPGQQGQGQYPPGMPMGQYYKQEPFNGQSTNFSGGGYSYGQGNGPPRPGNYPHSPVPGNPTPPMTPGSSIPPYLSPNQDVKPPFPPDMKPNMTALPPPPTNPNEELRLTFPVRDGVVLEPFRLEHNLAVSNHVFHLRPSVHQTLMWRSDLELQFKCYHHEDRQMNTNWPASVQVSVNATPLTIERGDNKTSHKPLHLKHVCQPGRNTIQITVTACCCSHLFVLQLVHRPSVRSVLQGLLKKRLLPAEHCITKVKRNFSSVAASAGSTTLNGEDGVEQTAIKVSLKCPITFRRIQLPARGHDCKHVQCFDLESYLQLNCERGTWRCPVCNKTALLEGLEVDQYMWGILNAIQNSEFEEVTIDPTCSWRPVPIKSELHIKEDPDGPLAKRFKTMSPSQMTMPNVMEMIAQLGPGPGPGPGPGLGPSPYPPHPNQHPSGNGGDYPGAGNTYHSQGSFDFSHGNPSGGGVGGGGGGPPMNDFIHGPQLSHPPDGPGGLLSQDKPLTHGMNDAMSHPDQSHNSMQQSLHASPHPGSQSGPPLHHSGQSGQPLHHSGQPSQPPRQSQPQPQQQPQPQPQQPGQNSHPHSDLNFNPSSDGQMGQGAQDMPEPSLDLLPELANPDELLSYLDPPDLPANSNDDLLSLFENN is encoded by the exons CCCTGCTGTCGTCGTGGTGCGAGGAGCTGGGTCGTCTCCTCCTGCTGCGTCACCAGAAGAGCCGGCAGAACGAACCGCAGGGAAAAGTCCCCATGCAGCCCAGCATGAACAGCATGAAGCCCGGCCTCACACACAG TGATGGATCTTTTCCCTATGACTCTGTCCCCTGGCAACAAAACACCAACCAGCCCCCTGGGTCATTGTCTGTGGTCACAACAGTGTGGGGCGTGACCAACACGTCACAGAGTCAG GTGCTAGGTAACCCAATGGCAAATAGCAATAACCCCATGAACCCTGGAGGTAACCCCATGGGATCGGGTCTGTCTGCCAGCGCTGCAGGGCTCAACTCACCCCAGTTCAGTGCTCAGCAGCAACAGTTTCCAAACAAAGGAGGCTCCAACCAACCGTACATGCAGCAGGGCATGTACGGCAGGCCTGGCTACCCCGGAGGTCCTGGGGGATACAGCGGGAG CTACTCTGGAGGCCCAAATCCTCCTCCAGGAGGAATGGGACTGACCTCCCACACACGTCCTCCCGGTGACTTCACTCAGCCAGCCGCCgccgctgcagcagcagctgtcgccgctgctgctgctacggCAACAGCCACAGCGACGGCCACCGTGGCAGCTCTGCAGGAAACCCAGAATAAAGACATGAACCAATATGGACAG atGTGTTCGTCGTTCCAAATGGGCCCTGCACAGGCCTACAACAGCCAGTTCATGAACCAGCCAGGCCCACGAGGCCCCCCTGGAGGTATGAATCCAGCCAGCATGGGATCAGCCATGAACAACCCCAACATGAGTGGGCCTCCCATGGGCATGAACCAGGCTCGGACCCCAGGCATGGTACCTTTCGGAGCTCACGGCCAAAGGATGCCTCAGCAAGGGTATCCCGGAGGACCTCGACAGGGCATGCCCATGCAGGGGATGAAGAGGCCATATCCTGGGGAA GGGAGTTACGGGGGTCAGCAGTACGGGCCAAACAGCCAGTTCCCACCCCAGCAGGGCCAGTACCCCTCATCGAATGCCTCCAGGCCGCTGCCATCTCCAAACTACCCCGGCCAGAGGATGCCAGGGCAGCAGGGACAAGGACAGTACCCACCTGGCATGCCCATGGGCCAGTACTACAAG CAAGAGCCCTTTAATGGTCAGAGCACCAACTTCTCTGGAGGCGGATACTCCTACGGCCAAGGCAACGGG CCCCCGAGGCCCGGAAACTACCCCCACTCCCCGGTCCCTGGAAACCCCACACCCCCTATGACCCCAGGAAGTAGTATTCCTCCGTACCTGTCGCCAAACCAGGATGTGAAGCCCCCGTTTCCACCCGACATGAAACCAAATATGACAGCACTTCCGCCCCCTCCGA CTAACCCCAATGAGGAGCTGCGGCTGACGTTCCCAGTCAGGGACGGAGTGGTGCTGGAGCCGTTCCGCTTGGAGCACAACCTGGCTGTCAGTAACCACGTCTTCCACCTCCGACCCTCCGTCCACCAGACACTCATGTGGAG GTCAGACCTTGAGCTCCAGTTTAAGTGCTACCACCATGAAGACAGGCAGATGAACACCAACTGGCCCGCCTCCGTCCAGGTCAGCGTCAACGCCACACCCCTCACCATCGAAAGGGGAGACAACAAAACCTCCCACAAACCCCTGCACCTGAAGCACGTATGCCAACCTGGAAGAAACACCATCCAGATTACAGTCACCGCCTGCTGTTGT TCCCACCtgtttgtgctgcagctggTCCACAGGCCATCTGTGCGATCCGTCCTCCAGGGGCTCCTGAAGAAGAGACTCCTTCCTGCAGAACACTGCATCACCAAGG TTAAGAGGAACTTCAGCAGTGTGGCGGCCTCGGCGGGCAGCACCACTCTCAACGGGGAAGACGGTGTGGAGCAGACGGCCATTAAAGTGTCGCTGAAATGTCCCATTACCTTCCGACGCATCCAGCTACCCGCACGAGGGCACGACTGCAAACATGTCCAG TGCTTCGATCTGGAGTCCTACTTGCAGCTCAACTGTGAGAGGGGGACATGGAGGTGTCCTGTGTGCAA TAAAACTGCATTATTAGAAGGTCTGGAGGTGGACCAGTACATGTGGGGAATCCTCAATGCCATCCAAAA TTCAGAGTTTGAGGAGGTCACTATAGACCCTACATGTAGCTGGCGACCGGTCCCCATCAAGTCTGAGCTACACATCAAAGAGGACCCTGACGGGCCACTTGCCAAACGCTTTAAGACCATGAGCCCCAGTCAGATGACCATGCCCAATGTGATGGAGATGATCGCCCAGCTAGGGCCTGGCCCAGGACCTGGCCCTGGCCCCGGACTAGGACCCAGCCCCTACCCACCACACCCTAATCAACATCCTAGTGGCAACGGGGGAGATTACCCTGGAGCAG GCAACACTTACCACAGCCAAGGGAGCTTTGACTTCTCTCACGGCAACCCCTCTGGTGGTGGAGtcggaggaggtggaggaggtccCCCGATGAATGACTTCATCCATGGCCCACAGCTCTCCCACCCCCCAGATGGACCTGGTGGTCTCCTCTCCCAGGACAAGCCCCTGACCCATGGCATGAATGATGCA ATGTCCCATCCCGATCAGTCCCATAACTCCATGCAGCAGAGCTTGCATGCGTCTCCCCACCCCGGCAGCCAATCAGGGCCGCCCTTACATCACAGTGGCCAGTCAGGGCAGCCCTTGCATCACAGCGGGCAACCATCGCAGCCGCCTCGCCAGTCGCAGCCGCAGCCTCAGCAACAGCCTCAGCCGCAGCCTCAGCAACCTGGGCAGAACAGTCACCCCCACAGCGATCTGAACTTTAACCCCTCCTCAGATGGGCAGATGGGTCAGGGAGCCCAGGATATGCCTGAACCCTCCCTGGAT CTGCTTCCAGAGCTGGCCAACCCAGATGAGTTACTGTCATACCTGGACCCTCCTGACCTCCCCGCCAACAGCAACGACgaccttctctccctctttgagAACAACTAG